From Rhodoferax sp. AJA081-3, the proteins below share one genomic window:
- a CDS encoding enoyl-CoA hydratase-related protein — MTTTSTLPPLSCFALTTNNHIAHLVLNKPDAMNTMHPTFWRELDAVLTHLHHDGSARALVISSTGKHFSAGMALETFVGAIQMDDNSPEGRAAIFDMLGDMQATFTKLETLRIPVIAAIQGGCIGGAVDMVTACCIRYATPQTFFCIQEINIGMVADVGTLQRLPKLIPLAVVKELAYTGRRLSADRALQYGLVNAIFDTEEAMLAAALQCATEIASKPPVAIWGTKQAIHYARDHSVDDSLKQMGWLQGAIWSNRHVMESVKAMKTKGAGDFPALQPLTRFVDVGQ; from the coding sequence ATGACTACTACCTCCACACTCCCTCCCCTGTCCTGCTTTGCGCTGACAACCAACAACCACATCGCCCACCTGGTGCTGAACAAGCCCGACGCGATGAACACCATGCACCCGACCTTCTGGCGCGAGCTGGATGCGGTGCTGACCCACCTGCACCACGACGGCAGCGCCCGCGCCCTGGTCATCAGCAGCACGGGCAAACACTTCAGCGCCGGCATGGCACTGGAGACCTTTGTCGGCGCCATCCAGATGGACGACAACAGCCCCGAAGGCCGCGCCGCCATCTTTGACATGCTGGGCGACATGCAGGCCACCTTCACCAAGCTGGAGACGCTGCGCATACCGGTGATTGCGGCCATCCAGGGTGGATGTATCGGCGGCGCGGTGGACATGGTCACCGCCTGCTGCATCCGTTACGCCACGCCGCAAACCTTCTTCTGCATACAGGAAATCAACATCGGCATGGTGGCCGATGTGGGCACACTGCAGCGCCTGCCCAAGCTGATCCCGCTGGCCGTGGTGAAAGAGCTGGCCTACACCGGCCGCCGCCTAAGCGCCGACCGCGCGTTGCAATACGGCCTGGTCAACGCCATCTTTGACACCGAGGAAGCCATGCTGGCCGCTGCATTGCAATGCGCCACCGAGATCGCATCCAAACCGCCGGTCGCCATCTGGGGCACCAAACAGGCCATCCACTACGCCCGCGACCATTCCGTGGACGACTCCCTGAAACAAATGGGCTGGCTACAAGGCGCCATCTGGAGCAACCGCCATGTGATGGAGTCAGTCAAGGCCATGAAGACCAAGGGTGCGGGTGATTTTCCGGCGCTGCAGCCGCTGACCCGGTTTGTGGATGTAGGTCAATAG
- the dinB gene encoding DNA polymerase IV, with protein MDAFYASVELLRYPQLKDQPVVIAAGRQAIQDALKVLRAQDLADADPSEPEHPWDEAAQRAALKRIPLDAFARLHSYTGRGVITTATYAARKFGIGSAMGLMKAAKLCPQAILLPVDFDEYRRYSRQFKSIITEIAPLMEDRGVDEVYIDFTDVPGGQREGGRVLARLIQKSIFEATGLTCSVGVAPNKLLAKVASEFNKPKGIAIVYESDLETLIWPLACRKINGIGPKADEKLKSHGIETIGQLAAKDLQWLMDTFGQRTGAWMHAASHGQDDRPIVLESEPVSISRETSFERDLHAVRDKAELGAIFTRLCEQLAGDLQRKGYVGKTIGIKIKFEDFTAVTRDITIERHINDAKEIRRVAGLCLKRAPLQKRLRLLGVRVGALHKRASGDGFEENMALAPVKPDGSAITFEPVTDQLF; from the coding sequence ATGGACGCGTTTTACGCGTCGGTGGAGCTGCTGCGCTACCCCCAGCTGAAAGATCAGCCAGTTGTCATTGCGGCCGGGCGCCAGGCCATACAGGATGCGTTGAAGGTTTTGCGCGCGCAAGACCTGGCCGATGCGGACCCGTCCGAGCCTGAGCATCCCTGGGACGAAGCCGCCCAACGCGCGGCGCTGAAACGTATACCCCTAGACGCCTTCGCCCGGCTGCACAGCTACACCGGGCGCGGCGTCATCACCACCGCCACCTACGCCGCGCGCAAGTTCGGTATAGGCTCGGCCATGGGCCTGATGAAGGCCGCCAAACTGTGTCCACAGGCCATTCTTCTGCCCGTGGATTTTGACGAATACCGCAGGTACTCACGCCAGTTCAAATCCATCATCACCGAGATCGCGCCGCTGATGGAGGACCGCGGTGTGGACGAGGTGTATATCGACTTCACCGACGTACCCGGTGGCCAACGCGAGGGTGGGCGTGTGCTGGCGCGCCTGATCCAGAAAAGCATTTTTGAAGCCACCGGCCTAACATGCTCCGTCGGCGTGGCACCCAACAAACTGCTGGCCAAGGTGGCCAGCGAGTTCAACAAGCCCAAGGGTATTGCCATCGTCTACGAGAGTGATCTGGAAACCTTGATCTGGCCGCTGGCCTGCCGCAAGATCAACGGCATTGGTCCCAAGGCCGATGAAAAACTCAAAAGCCACGGCATTGAGACCATTGGCCAGCTGGCCGCCAAAGATCTGCAATGGCTGATGGACACCTTTGGCCAGCGCACCGGCGCGTGGATGCATGCGGCATCCCACGGCCAGGACGACCGGCCCATCGTGCTGGAGAGTGAGCCGGTCAGCATCAGCCGCGAGACGTCGTTCGAGCGCGACCTGCACGCCGTGCGCGACAAGGCCGAGCTGGGCGCCATCTTCACGCGACTGTGTGAACAGTTGGCCGGCGACCTGCAGCGCAAGGGTTATGTCGGCAAGACGATTGGCATCAAGATCAAGTTTGAAGACTTCACCGCCGTCACGCGCGACATCACGATTGAGCGCCACATCAACGACGCCAAGGAGATTCGCAGGGTGGCGGGCCTGTGCCTGAAGCGTGCGCCCTTGCAGAAGCGACTGCGCCTGCTGGGTGTGCGGGTGGGGGCGCTGCACAAACGTGCCAGCGGCGATGGGTTTGAGGAAAATATGGCTCTAGCCCCCGTAAAACCTGACGGTAGTGCTATCACTTTTGAACCAGTGACCGACCAACTGTTTTAG
- a CDS encoding exopolyphosphatase: MTANKFRLVTRSDFDGLVCAVLLNELDLIDDIKFVHPKDMQDGKVDITSRDITTNLPYVAAAYLAFDHHESETIRNTGERPNHIISAHAPSAARVVYDYYGGAKAFPNISNDMMLAVDKADSAQFSHEEILEPTDWVLLNYLMDSRTGLGRFREFRVSNYQLMMDLIQYCRNHGIDEILQLPDVIERVDLYFDHAARAREQIERCATVHKNLVVLDLRDEETIFAANRFMIYAMYPQCNISIHVMWGVQKQNTVFATGKSILDRSSKTNVGELMLQYGGGGHNAAGTCQVDNEQADDVLGALINQINSDG; the protein is encoded by the coding sequence ATGACAGCAAACAAATTCCGTCTGGTGACCCGCAGCGACTTTGACGGCCTGGTCTGCGCGGTATTGCTCAATGAACTGGACCTGATAGACGACATCAAGTTCGTACACCCCAAGGACATGCAGGACGGCAAGGTCGACATCACCAGCCGCGACATCACCACCAACCTGCCGTATGTGGCAGCCGCCTACCTGGCCTTTGACCACCACGAGTCCGAGACCATTCGCAACACCGGCGAGCGCCCCAACCACATCATCTCCGCACACGCGCCGTCGGCCGCACGGGTGGTGTACGACTACTACGGCGGGGCCAAGGCCTTCCCCAATATCAGCAACGACATGATGCTGGCCGTGGACAAGGCCGACTCGGCCCAGTTCAGCCACGAAGAAATTTTGGAGCCCACCGACTGGGTGCTGCTGAACTACCTGATGGACTCGCGCACCGGCCTGGGTCGCTTCCGCGAGTTCCGCGTCAGCAACTACCAGCTGATGATGGACCTGATCCAGTACTGCCGCAACCACGGCATCGACGAGATCCTGCAACTGCCGGACGTGATCGAACGGGTGGACCTGTACTTTGACCACGCAGCGCGCGCACGTGAACAGATCGAACGCTGCGCCACCGTGCACAAGAACCTGGTGGTGCTGGACCTGCGCGATGAAGAGACCATCTTCGCGGCCAACCGCTTCATGATTTATGCGATGTACCCGCAGTGCAATATCTCCATCCACGTGATGTGGGGCGTGCAAAAACAAAACACCGTGTTTGCCACCGGCAAGTCCATCCTGGACCGCAGCAGCAAGACCAATGTGGGTGAGTTGATGCTGCAGTACGGCGGTGGCGGCCACAATGCAGCGGGCACCTGCCAGGTCGACAACGAACAGGCAGACGACGTGCTGGGCGCGCTGATCAACCAGATCAATTCGGATGGCTGA
- a CDS encoding alpha-hydroxy acid oxidase, with product MTTAITNIEDLRVLAQKRVPRMFYDYADSGSWTEGTYRANESDFQKIKFRQRVAVNVDNRTTTSTMVGQPVAMPVALAPVGLTGMQCADGEIKAANAAKKFGVPFTLSTMSICSIEDVAAGTGNHPFWFQVYVTRDRSFIERLIERARAAKCSALVLTLDLQILGQRHKDIRNGLSAPPKLTLRNIANIMTKPQWALGMLGTQRRGFGNIIGHVTGVDDMGSLSEWTAKQFDPTLNWADVAWIKERWGGKLILKGIQDVEDARLAVESGADALIVSNHGGRQLDGAESSIQALPTIVDAVGSQIEVHMDGGVRSGQDVLKALALGAKGVYIGRPFIYGLGAMGEAGVTKALEIIRKEMDISMALCGKSSIAQVDKSMLLPGSYPT from the coding sequence ATGACCACAGCCATTACCAATATCGAAGACCTGCGCGTGCTGGCGCAAAAACGCGTGCCCCGCATGTTTTACGACTATGCGGATTCCGGCTCGTGGACCGAAGGCACCTACCGCGCCAACGAATCGGACTTTCAGAAGATCAAGTTCCGCCAGCGCGTGGCCGTCAATGTGGATAACCGCACCACCACCAGCACCATGGTCGGCCAGCCCGTTGCCATGCCGGTGGCGCTGGCGCCGGTGGGCCTGACCGGCATGCAGTGTGCCGATGGCGAGATCAAGGCGGCCAACGCGGCCAAAAAATTCGGCGTGCCGTTTACGCTGTCCACCATGAGCATCTGCTCCATAGAAGACGTGGCCGCCGGCACCGGCAACCACCCTTTCTGGTTCCAGGTGTATGTCACACGCGACCGCAGTTTCATCGAACGCCTGATCGAACGGGCCCGCGCCGCCAAATGCTCGGCCCTGGTGTTGACGCTGGACCTGCAGATCCTGGGCCAGCGCCACAAGGACATCCGCAACGGCCTCTCCGCCCCTCCCAAACTCACACTCCGAAACATCGCCAACATCATGACCAAGCCACAGTGGGCACTGGGCATGCTGGGCACGCAGCGCCGCGGTTTTGGCAACATCATCGGCCACGTGACCGGCGTGGACGACATGGGCTCGTTATCCGAATGGACGGCAAAACAGTTCGATCCCACGCTGAACTGGGCCGACGTGGCCTGGATCAAGGAGCGCTGGGGCGGTAAGTTGATCTTGAAAGGCATACAGGACGTGGAAGACGCGCGCTTGGCCGTGGAGAGCGGCGCCGACGCGCTGATCGTCTCCAACCACGGCGGGCGCCAGTTGGACGGTGCTGAATCCTCCATCCAGGCCCTGCCGACCATCGTGGACGCGGTGGGCAGCCAGATCGAGGTGCACATGGACGGCGGCGTGCGCAGCGGGCAGGACGTGCTCAAGGCCCTGGCCCTAGGCGCCAAGGGTGTCTACATCGGCCGGCCCTTCATCTACGGCCTGGGCGCCATGGGCGAAGCAGGCGTGACCAAGGCGCTGGAAATTATTCGCAAGGAGATGGACATCAGCATGGCGCTGTGCGGCAAATCCAGCATTGCCCAAGTGGACAAAAGCATGCTGCTGCCGGGCAGCTACCCCACCTGA
- a CDS encoding DUF2339 domain-containing protein has translation MFVARHDEGFGLFLGALFGAVAGLTLRKAVHTVARKAALEVLAEHQPTVLVPRTAPSVPEPVVQPAPVAGAAAVSPSAEPVSETDWRVDMPIRVPKDAFAEVHSSVPSEFHDTHSGTLPADKAPQQPEFPTVQTPDFVSRAVGAARDWLLGGNTIVRMGVLVLFVGLAFLAKYAMDNAMLPPELRLAAIGAAGIALFVFGWRMVPPRSAASRVAAPPGGDVALGRPGGDLLPRQPDRRGYALTLQGAGVGVLYLTVFAAFRLYQFLPAGAAFVVLALVCAFSTAIALLQNAMPMAFIGFAGAFAAPILLSTGQGDHVGLFSYYLLLGGAIAAVAWLKAWRALNLLGFFATFGVATAWGVLKYRPDQLATTEPFLIAFFVLYLAASLMYATRHGLQPKQAVDATLIFGLPLVAFGLQAGLVRDIEYATAFSSLAMGAIYLGLGWWALKRQDAGVGQWLAECFVALGMGFVTLAVPLALDARWTTAVWAAEGAAVYWMGKRQDRWLARLAGLALQGLAALSFLQSFDTVQLSTWPIANPAFIGAVLLALSALAIAHWTRPPDAAPDVPPPTPFVALEHGLSPVLFWVGFLWWQFALGHEIERGAFNADGLWTTALGSTLQSYLEMLGWLGSAWLAHRFALPTRPRPWTVAATPAWFSLPIMGLVALQGVTGLGHVFQAWGWLVWPLALGLHFVTLKSLDQLAPQRWWSWVHSGGVWLVVLLVGNIVVWAVQQAQLQGTAWASVISLVASVVVLMVLAQPALYAPQGRLRTGWPLDRFAYAYLWRAAAPLAVFVAWGALLVAVLSDGNAKPLPYVPLLNPTDITVALALAACALWRTRVRQGGIAGVPESIHGARWTLVLAGLGFVAINTVWLRAVHHWAGVPWDADQLFASFLVQTGYSILWTLLAMALMLVAHRRHTRALWSGGAALLGLTVAKLFLVDLSNRGGSERIVAFIAVGVLMLVVGYFAPIPPIAAPAPEDKETT, from the coding sequence ATGTTTGTCGCCAGGCACGACGAAGGCTTCGGGCTGTTTCTGGGCGCGCTGTTCGGCGCCGTGGCGGGGCTCACGCTGCGCAAGGCCGTGCACACCGTTGCGCGCAAGGCGGCGTTGGAGGTCCTGGCGGAGCACCAGCCTACCGTGCTGGTGCCGCGCACGGCGCCCTCGGTACCTGAGCCTGTTGTGCAGCCCGCGCCAGTGGCGGGTGCGGCGGCGGTGTCCCCGTCGGCAGAGCCGGTATCCGAAACCGATTGGCGGGTGGACATGCCCATCCGTGTGCCCAAGGATGCCTTTGCCGAAGTGCACAGCAGTGTGCCATCCGAATTCCACGACACCCATTCCGGCACCCTGCCGGCAGACAAAGCGCCTCAGCAGCCCGAGTTCCCCACGGTGCAGACGCCCGACTTTGTGAGCCGTGCCGTAGGCGCCGCGCGCGACTGGCTGCTGGGCGGCAACACCATTGTGCGCATGGGTGTGCTGGTGCTGTTTGTGGGCCTGGCTTTTCTGGCCAAGTACGCAATGGACAACGCCATGCTGCCACCTGAGCTGCGCCTGGCCGCCATTGGTGCGGCCGGCATTGCGTTGTTTGTGTTCGGCTGGAGGATGGTGCCCCCACGCTCCGCCGCTTCGCGGGTCGCTGCCCCCCCGGGGGGCGACGTCGCCTTGGGGCGGCCCGGCGGCGACTTGCTCCCACGCCAACCGGATCGCCGGGGTTATGCGCTGACCCTGCAGGGTGCCGGGGTGGGTGTGTTGTACCTGACGGTGTTTGCAGCCTTCCGGCTGTACCAGTTTTTGCCAGCGGGTGCCGCGTTTGTGGTGCTGGCCTTGGTGTGTGCGTTCTCTACCGCGATTGCACTGTTGCAGAACGCCATGCCCATGGCCTTCATCGGGTTTGCCGGTGCCTTTGCCGCGCCCATTTTGTTGTCCACAGGGCAGGGTGACCACGTGGGTCTGTTCAGCTACTACCTGCTGCTGGGCGGGGCCATCGCCGCGGTGGCCTGGTTAAAGGCCTGGCGGGCGCTGAACCTGCTGGGTTTTTTTGCGACCTTTGGGGTGGCCACGGCTTGGGGTGTGCTGAAGTACCGGCCGGATCAGTTGGCAACGACTGAGCCCTTCTTGATCGCTTTCTTTGTGCTCTACCTCGCTGCCAGCCTCATGTATGCCACCCGCCACGGGCTGCAGCCCAAACAGGCGGTGGATGCCACACTGATTTTTGGTCTGCCCCTGGTGGCCTTTGGTCTACAGGCGGGCCTGGTGCGCGATATCGAATACGCCACGGCCTTCTCGTCACTGGCCATGGGCGCTATCTACCTGGGCTTGGGCTGGTGGGCGTTGAAGCGTCAGGATGCGGGCGTCGGCCAGTGGCTGGCCGAATGTTTTGTGGCATTGGGCATGGGTTTTGTGACGCTGGCCGTGCCGTTGGCATTGGATGCACGCTGGACCACCGCCGTCTGGGCCGCCGAGGGAGCAGCTGTGTACTGGATGGGCAAGCGGCAAGACCGCTGGCTGGCCCGCCTGGCGGGCTTGGCCTTGCAAGGGCTGGCGGCGCTGAGCTTTTTGCAGTCGTTTGACACAGTGCAGTTGTCCACCTGGCCCATTGCCAACCCGGCCTTTATTGGCGCCGTGTTGTTGGCCCTGTCGGCACTGGCCATCGCCCACTGGACACGCCCGCCCGATGCCGCGCCCGATGTGCCGCCGCCGACACCGTTTGTGGCGCTGGAGCATGGCCTGTCGCCGGTGCTGTTCTGGGTGGGGTTTTTGTGGTGGCAGTTCGCGCTGGGCCATGAAATAGAGCGGGGCGCTTTCAACGCCGATGGCCTGTGGACCACCGCGCTGGGCAGCACGCTGCAGTCGTATCTGGAAATGCTGGGCTGGCTGGGCAGTGCCTGGTTGGCCCACCGGTTTGCGCTGCCCACACGGCCCCGGCCGTGGACGGTTGCCGCCACACCGGCCTGGTTCTCGCTGCCCATCATGGGGCTGGTAGCGCTGCAGGGCGTGACCGGCTTGGGTCATGTCTTCCAGGCCTGGGGCTGGCTGGTGTGGCCGCTCGCACTGGGTTTGCATTTTGTGACGCTCAAATCGTTGGACCAGTTGGCACCCCAGCGCTGGTGGTCGTGGGTGCACAGTGGGGGTGTGTGGCTGGTGGTCTTGCTGGTGGGCAACATCGTCGTGTGGGCCGTGCAGCAGGCGCAACTGCAGGGCACGGCCTGGGCCAGCGTGATCTCTTTGGTGGCCAGTGTGGTGGTGCTGATGGTCCTGGCGCAGCCAGCCTTGTACGCACCGCAGGGGCGGCTGCGCACGGGTTGGCCGCTGGACCGCTTTGCCTACGCCTACCTGTGGCGCGCGGCGGCGCCGCTGGCGGTGTTTGTCGCATGGGGCGCGTTGTTGGTGGCCGTGCTGTCCGACGGCAATGCCAAACCCTTGCCCTATGTGCCGCTGCTCAATCCCACCGATATCACCGTAGCCCTGGCGCTGGCCGCCTGTGCGCTGTGGCGCACGCGGGTGCGCCAGGGCGGCATTGCGGGTGTGCCCGAAAGCATCCACGGTGCCCGATGGACCCTGGTGCTGGCGGGCCTGGGGTTTGTGGCGATCAACACCGTGTGGCTGCGCGCGGTGCACCACTGGGCCGGTGTGCCCTGGGATGCAGACCAGCTGTTTGCATCCTTCCTGGTGCAGACGGGGTATTCCATTTTGTGGACACTGCTGGCCATGGCGCTGATGCTGGTGGCGCACCGCCGCCACACGCGTGCACTGTGGAGTGGGGGTGCAGCGCTGCTGGGGCTGACGGTGGCCAAACTGTTCTTGGTGGATTTGTCCAACCGCGGCGGGTCCGAGCGCATCGTCGCGTTTATTGCGGTGGGCGTGTTGATGCTGGTGGTGGGTTACTTTGCGCCCATTCCACCCATCGCGGCACCGGCCCCTGAAGACAAGGAGACAACATGA
- a CDS encoding DUF3999 family protein has translation MRVMNLLCQRAWAAAAYGVLLAAGAGQALAADAPQATDFSWRATLGVPTGVSLARVDVPVQALLGMQSGGAHDVRVFNAAGAVVPFAILGGADLKRTAPVAQTNSYKAYPLFSTSGDRKPARGAVAVQLDTAESTGNVWVRWDRTDLRTKAADAAASAQALQAALFDLRADKQTLSALELVLDMPRNALVPITVATSADLKDWTPVATKGPLFQFDGTDAPANTTLELVQPLAVQGRYLRLSWPGQNGVALRALTGTVAASQTAAAPLRAALPPGTADGSNAQNWILPFATPIAALHLQAVQNNSLVPVRILGRAEASQPWRTLASSVVYRLDGVGQGSSNPATALHGASLHSLRVEAGKGMALPDGGLQATVEFAPVQVAFLASGAGPFTLAVGRTQTAAAAVDASLLGSVTPAKLVELPLATLTDVVVQTPASNGLDRAASRWLPDGVSLRSVLLWVVLGVGVLALGAVAYSLMRQMAAKGS, from the coding sequence ATGAGGGTGATGAATTTATTGTGCCAACGCGCCTGGGCTGCTGCGGCCTACGGGGTGCTGCTGGCTGCAGGTGCCGGGCAGGCCCTGGCGGCAGACGCGCCACAGGCCACCGACTTCAGCTGGCGTGCCACGCTGGGCGTGCCCACTGGTGTCAGCCTGGCGCGGGTTGATGTGCCGGTGCAGGCCTTGCTGGGCATGCAGAGCGGCGGCGCCCATGATGTGCGGGTGTTCAACGCAGCCGGTGCAGTGGTGCCTTTTGCAATACTGGGTGGTGCGGATCTGAAGCGTACGGCGCCGGTTGCGCAAACCAATAGCTACAAGGCCTACCCGTTGTTCAGCACCAGTGGTGACCGCAAACCTGCCCGCGGCGCCGTAGCGGTGCAGTTGGACACGGCGGAGTCCACTGGCAATGTATGGGTTCGCTGGGATCGGACGGACTTGCGTACCAAAGCCGCAGACGCTGCCGCATCGGCCCAGGCCTTACAGGCCGCGCTGTTTGACCTGCGTGCCGACAAACAAACCTTGTCCGCGCTGGAGCTGGTGCTGGACATGCCGCGCAACGCCCTGGTGCCCATCACGGTGGCGACCAGTGCGGACCTGAAGGACTGGACGCCGGTGGCCACCAAGGGCCCGCTGTTCCAGTTTGACGGCACCGATGCACCGGCCAACACCACGCTGGAGCTGGTTCAGCCGTTGGCCGTGCAAGGGCGTTACCTGCGTTTGTCCTGGCCTGGTCAAAACGGCGTGGCGCTGCGGGCGTTGACCGGCACCGTGGCGGCATCCCAAACCGCTGCCGCGCCGCTGCGCGCCGCCTTGCCACCCGGCACAGCCGATGGCAGCAACGCACAAAACTGGATCCTGCCGTTTGCCACACCCATCGCAGCCCTGCACCTGCAAGCGGTACAGAACAACAGCCTGGTGCCGGTGCGCATCCTGGGCCGGGCCGAAGCCTCACAACCCTGGCGCACACTGGCGTCCAGCGTGGTCTACCGCTTGGACGGCGTGGGCCAGGGCAGCAGCAACCCGGCCACGGCCTTGCACGGTGCGTCGCTGCACAGCCTGCGGGTGGAGGCGGGCAAGGGCATGGCCCTGCCGGACGGTGGTTTGCAGGCTACGGTGGAGTTTGCGCCGGTGCAGGTGGCCTTCCTGGCTTCCGGCGCAGGGCCTTTCACGCTGGCGGTAGGCCGGACGCAAACGGCCGCGGCGGCGGTGGATGCGTCCCTGCTGGGCTCGGTCACGCCCGCCAAATTGGTCGAGCTGCCCCTGGCCACACTCACGGATGTGGTGGTGCAGACACCGGCCAGCAATGGCCTGGACCGTGCGGCATCGCGCTGGTTGCCGGATGGGGTGTCGCTTCGCAGCGTGTTGCTGTGGGTGGTGCTGGGTGTGGGTGTGCTGGCGCTGGGGGCGGTGGCGTATTCGCTGATGCGCCAGATGGCTGCCAAGGGGTCATAA
- a CDS encoding ABC transporter substrate-binding protein, producing the protein MKKLVYAAACVLAVWLSQAQADTVKVGFYNYPPMMIEKGQSGIYQDILDELGKATGHQFQVTYFPYPRLARQFDIGEIDLEPGVFPGWVKQQKVPGVFSVPFGKVVDVLVFAPGKQFPVTTPRDLSGKTLGLVRGYSYPDLREMFGNGTLHRADALNETQLLAMLAGGRMDQILINKAVAQYTIRDVPKYSEFVLGDVLGSFDVSMRVHPSKKALLPKLDEAIVAMKRSGAITRIYAKYGVSL; encoded by the coding sequence ATGAAAAAACTTGTGTATGCGGCAGCCTGTGTGCTCGCCGTGTGGCTCTCCCAAGCGCAGGCCGACACGGTGAAGGTTGGCTTTTACAACTACCCACCCATGATGATTGAGAAGGGGCAGTCCGGCATCTACCAGGACATTCTGGACGAGTTGGGCAAGGCTACGGGGCACCAGTTTCAGGTCACCTACTTCCCCTATCCCCGGCTGGCCCGGCAGTTCGATATAGGCGAGATTGACCTGGAGCCTGGCGTGTTTCCAGGTTGGGTGAAGCAGCAAAAGGTTCCGGGCGTGTTTTCGGTGCCGTTTGGCAAGGTGGTGGACGTGCTGGTGTTTGCGCCCGGTAAACAATTTCCGGTGACCACACCGAGGGATCTGAGTGGCAAGACCCTGGGTTTGGTGCGTGGCTATTCCTATCCCGATCTGCGCGAGATGTTTGGCAATGGAACCCTGCACAGGGCTGATGCCTTGAACGAGACCCAGCTACTGGCCATGCTGGCCGGTGGTCGCATGGACCAGATTTTGATCAACAAAGCGGTGGCGCAATACACCATCCGCGACGTACCCAAGTACAGCGAATTTGTCCTTGGTGATGTGCTGGGTTCCTTTGATGTGTCCATGCGTGTCCACCCGAGCAAGAAGGCCTTGTTGCCCAAGCTGGACGAAGCCATCGTGGCCATGAAACGCTCGGGCGCCATCACCCGCATCTACGCCAAATATGGCGTGAGCCTTTGA
- a CDS encoding DUF1304 domain-containing protein, with the protein MLLAAKILTGLVLFIHVYIFLLETVLFDTRGRKVFGLTQEKAEIMKPAMSNQGCYNGFLALALALGFLIPNPATATAFTIYGLGCVAVAGIWGALTVQIRILFVQTVPAVLALAAVFLA; encoded by the coding sequence ATGCTGCTCGCCGCCAAAATCCTCACCGGTCTCGTACTTTTTATCCACGTCTACATCTTCCTGCTGGAAACCGTGTTGTTTGACACCCGGGGCCGCAAGGTGTTTGGTTTGACCCAGGAAAAGGCCGAGATCATGAAACCCGCCATGTCCAACCAGGGTTGTTACAACGGCTTTCTGGCCTTGGCACTGGCTCTGGGTTTCCTGATACCCAACCCCGCCACCGCCACCGCCTTCACCATTTATGGCTTGGGTTGTGTGGCCGTGGCCGGCATCTGGGGCGCACTCACCGTGCAGATCCGTATCCTGTTTGTGCAAACGGTTCCTGCCGTATTGGCCCTGGCCGCCGTATTTCTCGCCTAA
- a CDS encoding TetR/AcrR family transcriptional regulator, with product MRQSNHHPQKTASAPVADGRKTNAASTQAALRAVGRRLFGELGYEATSLGAICSEAGVTTGALYHHFGDKKGLFAAVAEELDEGLVKLTAAARDTALANGADAWQAFMAAIDVFLQAGLSPEGRRIGLTDAPAVLGTQGWLEIRERHGLGAMVQTVRTLQALGMLPAGDVLLRARLILGLLYGAVEALAHQPEDAELALAQTRALVHAMLNGMRSSD from the coding sequence ATGCGACAGAGTAACCATCATCCCCAAAAAACCGCGTCAGCGCCAGTGGCTGACGGGCGCAAGACCAACGCGGCGTCGACCCAGGCTGCCTTGCGCGCGGTGGGGCGCAGGCTGTTTGGCGAGCTAGGTTATGAGGCCACGTCGCTGGGCGCCATCTGCAGCGAGGCAGGTGTCACCACCGGCGCGCTGTACCACCACTTTGGTGACAAGAAGGGGTTATTTGCCGCGGTGGCCGAAGAGCTGGACGAAGGCCTGGTCAAGCTGACCGCCGCTGCACGTGACACGGCGCTGGCGAACGGGGCCGATGCTTGGCAGGCCTTTATGGCTGCCATTGATGTGTTTCTGCAAGCAGGGCTCAGCCCCGAGGGCCGCCGCATCGGCCTGACCGATGCCCCGGCGGTGCTGGGCACACAGGGCTGGCTGGAGATTCGCGAACGCCACGGCCTGGGCGCCATGGTGCAGACCGTGCGCACGCTGCAGGCTTTGGGCATGTTGCCTGCCGGTGATGTGTTGTTGCGTGCGCGCCTGATACTGGGCCTGCTTTACGGGGCGGTCGAAGCGCTGGCGCACCAGCCCGAGGACGCAGAGCTTGCACTGGCCCAGACGCGCGCACTGGTGCATGCCATGCTGAACGGCATGCGTAGCAGCGACTAA